Proteins co-encoded in one Planctomycetota bacterium genomic window:
- a CDS encoding DPP IV N-terminal domain-containing protein, whose protein sequence is MPTTSRPFLNKLPLRRAVSATLAAAGLLVASAPASAQRAEPHGGMLRFPDVSQDRIVFSYGNDLWTVERAGGVARPLASPPGQELFPKFSPDGQTIAFVGNYDGDRDLYLIDSFGGLAERLTYHPSNELLCDWAGDNRLLFSAGGRSHRPQPRQTRQLFFLDVDNPAQQEELPVPYGVNASLGEDG, encoded by the coding sequence ATGCCCACGACTTCTCGTCCGTTCTTGAACAAGCTCCCGCTCCGCCGAGCGGTCAGTGCCACGCTCGCCGCCGCAGGTCTGCTGGTGGCTTCTGCCCCGGCTTCCGCGCAGCGGGCCGAACCGCACGGCGGCATGCTGCGCTTCCCCGACGTCAGTCAGGACCGCATCGTCTTCAGCTACGGCAACGACCTCTGGACCGTCGAACGCGCCGGGGGCGTCGCACGCCCGCTCGCCAGCCCGCCCGGACAGGAGCTGTTCCCCAAGTTCAGCCCCGACGGCCAGACCATCGCCTTCGTTGGCAACTACGACGGCGACCGCGACCTCTACCTCATCGACAGCTTCGGCGGCCTCGCAGAGCGGCTCACGTACCACCCGAGCAACGAGCTCCTCTGCGACTGGGCCGGCGACAATCGCCTGCTCTTCAGCGCTGGCGGTCGCAGCCACCGTCCGCAGCCGCGGCAGACCAGGCAGCTCTTTTTCCTCGACGTCGACAACCCCGCGCAGCAGGAAGAGCTCCCCGTGCCGTACGGCGTGAACGCGAGCCTCGGCGAAGACGG